A region from the Triticum urartu cultivar G1812 chromosome 1, Tu2.1, whole genome shotgun sequence genome encodes:
- the LOC125525210 gene encoding vesicle-fusing ATPase gives MAGRGYQGRGAGGGAGAGAGVSMAVVSTPSQELALTNCAYVSPADIRRFPTALALVGDVLVFALRAHDAVATGSIALNAIQRRQVKVSAGDSITVSSFAPPDDFKLALLTLELEYTKARSNRAEDLDAVLLAQQLRKRFLDQVMTSGQRVPFEFYGTNYIFSVNQALLEGQESSTPLDRGFLSSDTYIIFEAAPNSGIKVINQKEAASSKLFKDKEFNLEKLGIGGLSSEFTDIFRRAFASRVFPPHVVSKLGIKHVKGMLLYGPPGTGKTLMARQIGKLLNGKDPKIVNGPEVLSKFVGETEKNVRDLFLDAENDQKAQGDHSDLHVIIFDEIDAICKSRGSSRDGTGVHDSIVNQLLTKIDGVEALNNVLLIGMTNRKDLLDEALLRPGRLEVHIEINLPDENGRLQILQIHTSKMRESSFLSPDVNLQELAARTKNYSGAELEGVVKSAVSFALNRQISMDDLTKPLDEESIKVTMDDFVNGLHEITPAFGASTDDLERCRLHGIVDCGKAHQHIFQRAMLLVEQVKVSRGSPLVTCLLQGSAGSGKSALAATVGIDSDFAYVKIISAETMIGFSESSKCAQICKVFEDAYKSQFSIIILDDIERLLEFVAIGPRFSNLISQTLMVLLKRVPPKGKNLLVIGTTSETTFLDSIGMSGVFSVTYEVPKLTKEDAAKVLRHLNVFDEADVETAAEALDDMPIKKLYTLVEMAAQGPQGGSAEAIYAGEEKIDLNHFFSILSDIIRY, from the exons ATGGCGGGGAGGGGCTACCAGGGccgcggcgcgggcggcggcgccggcgccggcgccggcgtgTCCATGGCGGTGGTGAGCACGCCCAGCCAGGAGCTGGCGCTCACCAACTGCGCCTACGTCTCCCCCGCCGACATCCGCCGCTTCCCCACCGCCCTCGCCCTCGTCGGCGACGTCCTCGTCTTCGCCCTGCG TGCCCACGATGCCGTTGCTACTGGAAGCATCGCCTTGAATGCCATTCAGCGTCGACAGGTGAAGGTTTCGGCTGGGGATTCTATTACCGTTAGCAG TTTTGCTCCTCCTGATGATTTCAAGCTGGCATTGCTCACATTGGAGCTAGAGTATACTAAGGCAAGGTCCAACCGAGCTGAGGAT CTGGATGCAGTCTTGCTTGCCCAACAACTCCGGAAGAGATTTCTGGATCAG GTCATGACAAGTGGGCAACGAGTGCCATTTGAATTTTATGGAACAAACTACATATTCAGTGTCAATCAAGCTTTGCTAGAGGGTCAAGAAAGTTCCACGCCGTTGGACAGAGGATTCCTGTCAAGTGATACATACATCATATTTGAGGCGGCTCCTAATTCAGGAATCAAG GTTATCAACCAAAAGGAAGCAGCTAGCAGCAAGCTTTTCAAAGATAAAGAGTTTAACTTGGAAAAATTGGGGATAGGTGGGTTAAGTTCTGAATTCACAGACATTTTCCGTAGGGCATTTGCTTCAAGGGTGTTTCCTCCTCATGTTGTCAGCAA ATTGGGCATTAAACACGTAAAGGGTATGTTGCTATATGGGCCTCCTGGTACTGGCAAGACCCTCATGGCCCGTCAGATTGGAAAACTGTTGAATGGAAAGGACCCGAAG ATTGTGAATGGACCTGAAGTGTTGAGCAAATTTGTTGGAGAAACAGAGAAGAATGTGAGAGATTTGTTTCTTGATGCTGAAAATGACCAGAAGGCACAAG GTGATCACAGTGACCTCCATGTTATCATTTTTGATGAAATTGATGCTATCTGCAAG TCTAGAGGATCTAGCAGAGATGGTACAGGCGTACATGATAGCATTGTAAACCAGCTGCTTACAAAG ATAGATGGTGTTGAGGCGTTGAATAACGTGTTGCTTATTGGAATGACCAACCGTAAGGATTTACTTGACGAAGCTTTATTGAG ACCAGGACGACTGGAAGTTCATATCGAGATAAACTTGCCTGACGAGAATGGTCGTTTGCAAATTCTTCAAATTCATACAAGCAAGATGAGGGAGAGCTCTTTCCTTTCTCCAGATGTTAATCTTCAAGAGCTAG CTGCACGAACAAAGAACTACAGTGGAGCAGAGTTGGAAGGTGTTGTTAAAAGTGCAGTTTCATTTGCTTTGAACCGGCAGATAAGCATGGATGATCTCACTAAACCTTTGGACGAGGAAAGCATTAAGGTTACTATGGATGATTTTGTGAATGGACTTCATGAAATTACTCCCGCATTTGGTGCTTCAACTGATGACCTCGAAAGATGCAG GTTACATGGTATTGTTGACTGTGGCAAGGCACACCAGCACATTTTTCAGAGAGCTATGCTTCTGGTGGAACAAGTTAAAGTTAGCAGAGGTAGCCCACTTGTGACCTGTCTATTGCAAGGTTCTGCTGGAAG TGGTAAATCAGCTTTGGCCGCTACTGTTGGTATTGACAGTGATTTTGCTTATGTCAAAATT ATATCTGCGGAGACAATGATTGGTTTCAGTGAAAGCAGCAAGTGTGCACAGATTTGCAAG GTTTTTGAGGATGCTTACAAATCTCAGTTCAGCATCATAATTCTTGACGACATTGAAAG GTTACTGGAGTTTGTTGCCATCGGACCACGTTTTTCAAATCTGATATCGCAAACTCTTATGGTCCTCCTCAAGAGGGTTCCTCCTAAG GGCAAAAACTTGCTTGTTATTGGAACAACAAGTGAGACAACATTTCTAGACTCCATTGGTATGTCTGGTGTGTTCTCGGTGACCTACGAGGTTCCCAAACTGACAAAGGAGGATGCTgcaaag GTGTTGCGACATTTGAATGTGTTCGATGAAGCAGATGTTGAGAcagcagcagaagcgctggacGAT ATGCCGATCAAGAAGCTGTACACGCTTGTCGAGATGGCTGCGCAGGGGCCACAAGGGGGAAGCGCAGAAGCCATCTATGCCGGAGAGGAAAAGATAGACCTCAACCATTTCTTTAGCATCTTGAGCGACATCATCCGCTACTGA